The Lagenorhynchus albirostris chromosome 12, mLagAlb1.1, whole genome shotgun sequence nucleotide sequence TCAAAGGGGCGGGGTGGGAGTTGATCACAGCACCCCCTTTGATACGGGCAAGCAGGGTGCAGAGGGAGGCAAGCAGTGGGCACCCACAGAGCCTCTGAACGTGGACCGGCCTCTCCACCTGCTGCTCTTGACTTAGGAAGAGGTGCCGCTCTCTCGAGCAGCGCACCTGGTACACCTGTGCGTCACTCCTCGGCAGGGCTCCCCAACCTTCTTCTTTCTGGGCTTTGGTTGTGGATTCGCAAGTAAACTGGGGACCCCCACCACTGGAGGACACGGGGGCAGGAAAGGGGGGAGCAGCAAAGACCAAGGCGGTCACAGGGGCTGTGGGCAGGCTAGTTTCTCAGAGATGCACTCCTGCACGAGGGCTGTCCCAGGGGATTCAAGGTTACAGTGGAAACCACATCAAAGGCCTCACTTTCAGGGAACGGCAGTCATTTCTGGAACCCGAGCCTCTTATGAAAATCTCACGGCCAGCTTCGCTCTCCCCTCTAGCCCCCAGTGACACAAATAAGATGGACAGAAGGAATCTCTAGGATGGGGTCAACTTGGGGCCTCCCCAGGTACAGAGGTAGCTCTCCCTGAAGTCCTCCAGCGGTGGGCTGGCAGCCCAGGCTTCCCAGCGCCCTGCCGGGCAGAGCTGCTGATTCATCCTGGATAATTAGGACGTCGAATGTGTCAGGAATTCGTGCCACAGGGCTGAAGCTCTTTCCTTTCTTAATGGTGAAGCGGTCCACAGAGAGAACACGCCAGGATGGAGTCACAAGTGGAGTCAGTGCCCAGCTCCCGCCAGGCCAGCCAGACCGCAGCCCTCTGAGGCCGGGCAGAGCGGGGCCAGGAGGGTGGGGACGGCGAGCTGGGCGCTCACCCAGGcacagcgggaggggccgggggcaggCTGGGGGCAGCTCGGCGGAGTTTGGTCCTGCAGAAGTGGCCTCCCTGAGGGCGGGGCTTGGTGCGCTGCAGGTGTGGCTCAGGAAATGCCATGGAAACTGGCTCCACCCTTGCCAGCATCCACCTTGAGCCCCACGCCAGCTTCTGACCCCTGAACCGGGGACCTGGCTGAGGATCCCTGGGCACCACTGGGGGGATCGACTGCATCGTCCTGAGGGACAGGGGAACGGGCTGGGCTGCACCCAGGAAGGAGGAGCAGCCGGGGGCACCGGCAGGGTGGATCGGCTCTTCTCACGTCCAGACGGCCTGCCGGCCTGGGAGGGAAGAAGGTGCTTTGTAAAGAGGGGACACCCTTGCCCGAAGACATAAACTGGTGCTTCCAGGGAACACGTGGCTGCCTCTGCTTCACGAGGGCGGCAGGCCCAGCACCCTTTCCTCACTAATATCCCTGCCGGGCCTCTCTCAGCGGAGCTGCCTGAGGCTTGGCCCAGAGGAACAGGCCAAGGACAGAACCTAAGGCCCATCGTAGCAAACAGCAGACACGGAGTGGACAACACTGGCTCCAAGGACCGGGGGTGACAGGGACTGATCCCCATGGAGCATTTTCTGAAGCTGGGGGGGCTTCTTCTGCACCCGGCCTCCCCAGTGCATGGGACCAACTGAGGCCGGCCTAGCCGTATAAAGTAAGTTCTCATCTAAATAATTCACATAAGTGAAGAAAGTCCCCATTTCTCACCTCGAAAATGAAGACCACCCAAATCTACCTGACGCGCAGGGCAAAGCCAACTTCTGTTCCAGCTCAGCTGAAGGGCGAGGCTGGCAGGGCGAGGCTGAGACACTCGTGCTGGGCTTCGCTGGCCCTTCCGGCCAGAGCTTGAGGCTGCCCAAGGCTGCCCCAGGATCTCAGGGTCGGGAGGGGAGGCAGAACCCCTTGTCCTTCTGGCCCAGCAACAAAAAgccacagaaacaaaaacagacaaaaccccaAAGTGCTCCTCTTCCAAATGCCTCTCTGTGCTCCTTCCGCAGGATTTCTAAGTACCCACTTGTTGTCTGTGCCGCCGGGCTTGCTGCCTGTCTCTGGGCCCAGCCCTCAGGGATGCACACAGCCTCCCAGCTCCCCAAACTCAATCACCAAACAGCCGGTGTCATTTTCTCCAGGCTCCCCATGAATCCTCCACACTTAAACCTTTCAGGAGGCAATTAGGCAATCCATTCCCCAGGGCAAGGCTGGGTTATACAACATCTATTTCCCGCTACCCAGAGCCCTGCTCTTGCACTAGTAGGGAAGCGGCATTTCCTCAGGGGAATTTACTActcataatttttttagaaaaatatacaaatgtttattttctttaaaaaaaatccactaaggcaaaggaaacaaaagcaaaaatatacagaTGGGACCTGATTAGACctgaaagcttttgcatagcaaagaaaaccacccacaaaatgaaaagacaacctcctgaatgggagaaaatattttcaaatgatacaaCCAAATAGGAGTTAATATGCAGcttatataaacagcttatacaactcaacatcaaaacccaacagcccaattaaaaacaGGCAGAGGGCTGAATAGAcactttccaaagaagacacacaggtggCCAGCAggcactaatcatcagggaagtgccaatcaaaaccacaatgatgtatcacctcgcACCTGTCAGGATGGGTATCATCAAAGCACCACAGAAAACAAATGTTGGAGAcgatgtagagaaaaggggacccgcataaactgttggtgggaaggaaaattggtgcagccattatgcaaaacagtatggaagtttctcagaaaactaaaaatagaactaccacatgacccagcaattccactcctgggtctatatctgaaaaaaatgaaaactctattttgaaaagatacatgcaccttaatgttcatagcagcattatttataattgccaagatatggaagcaacctacatgt carries:
- the LOC132530758 gene encoding uncharacterized protein LOC132530758; its protein translation is MRTYFIRLGRPQLVPCTGEAGCRRSPPSFRKCSMGISPCHPRSLEPVLSTPCLLFATMGLRFCPWPVPLGQASGSSAERGPAGILVRKGCWACRPREAEAATCSLEAPVYVFGQGCPLFTKHLLPSQAGRPSGREKSRSTLPVPPAAPPSWVQPSPFPCPSGRCSRSPQWCPGILSQVPGSGVRSWRGAQGGCWQGWSQFPWHFLSHTCSAPSPALREATSAGPNSAELPPACPRPLPLCLGERPARRPHPPGPALPGLRGLRSGWPGGSWALTPLVTPSWRVLSVDRFTIKKGKSFSPVARIPDTFDVLIIQDESAALPGRALGSLGCQPTAGGLQGELPLYLGRPQVDPILEIPSVHLICVTGG